In the Carboxydothermus hydrogenoformans Z-2901 genome, CCGGAAGAGCTTTTATCAATTCCCTTATTGGGCAATGTTGCTGCCGGTTATCCAACTTTAGCCATTGAAAATGCCGAAGAAGAAATGCAAATACCCAAGTCCCTATTTCCGGAAAAAGAGTTATTTGCTTTGCGCATTAAGGGAGACAGTATGATCGAGGAAGGAATACTGCCAGGAGATGTGATAATTGTAAAAAAGCAAGAAGTAGCCGAAAACGGTGACATCGTTGTCGCTTATTTAGAGGGAGAAGTTACTGTAAAAAAATTCTGGAAAGATAGTGTGAATGGAGTGATTAAATTAATTCCAGCAAATTCAAAATACGAACCGATTATCATAAACCGGGAAACAAAAATATTGGGTAAAGTTATAGGCTTGTTAAGACGATATTAAATAAGCCAGCAACTTTTGCTGGCTTATTTCCATATTTTTAAAGCTTCCTTTAACAAATCCTGGTGCAGTTCCGCAGGTAGTTCCAGCCAAAATACTTTATCCTTACTTTGGTAGTAGTAATGCACTCTACCCATGCCATAAGTTTTAAAAACCTTTAAACCCTCAATTTCAATCGCCTCTGGATAGCTGAAAGGACTTTTACCTATAGCCGCTTTTATCTTCCGGTCCATAAGATCACACAAGTAAGCTGCCTCCTGTACTGAATTGGCCTTTGAAATCCAAATTCGGGCTTCCTTTTAATAGTTTTTATAGGTAATAACTTCAGCTGCTTTGATATCAATTAGTTTTCCATGTAAGTCGTTCACGGCGGCAATTGCTGCATTTCCCTTGATATCTTCTACCCGATACATTTCAGCAAAAGTTTCCGGTGCTAAATTAAGTTCCAAATCTTTTTTTTCAAAGTAATTAACCACAAAAAAGGCACCAAGAATAATCCCCCAAAAAATTCCCAATGCCAGTATTGCTCTTTTCATGGTTTAACTCCTTTTATCTAAAGCCTCTTTTATTAACTCCAATTCCCGTTTAATTTGCTTTTGCCTTTGTCCCAAGACCACAGTATAGAGAAAAATTAATGTCCAAATAATAAAATACGCTAAAGCTAAAGCAGTTAATTTACTCATTTTCTTACCCCCCTAACCGTAAAATTTTTCATTGACTATATCCTTTAAACGATTTAACTCCCGGTGCAGCAAATTAATTCTTGCGCTTTTTACTAACAAGTAAATATATAAAGCTGTAAAGGCAAACAGGCTTATAAAAAAGGCTGGCTTCATGGCAGGGTCCAAACCGCCCGATGGATTATTAAAAATAATTGGATGAAAAGTCTTTTGCCACCAGCGACCGGCAGCAAAAACCAGGGGAACATCTAAAAAGCCAATAATGCCAAAAATTGCTGCAAAACGTGCCGTTTTTTCTTCTTCCCCCGCCGCAAGCCTTAACACTACGTATGCTAAATAGATAAACCACATAATAATTGCAGTAGTTAATTTAGGATCCCAGGTCCACCAGGCATTCCATACCGTTTTCGCCCAAATAGGTCCGGTGGTAATAACAATAGTAGTAAACACAACTCCTATCTCTGCCGAAGCCAGGCTGATCCCATCCCAGTAATAATCCCTTTTAATTAAAAACATAATACTCCCTACAAAGACCACAAAAAAGGCTAAAAACGCAACCCAGGCAGCCGAGACATGAAAATAAAAAATTTTTTGAACGATCCCCATCATTTTCTCCTCGGGGGCAACCACAAAAACCATGTAAATTGCCACCGAAAGAACTACGTATGCTAATAGTCCCAAAAAATAATCCCAAACTCTATCCCTCTCCATCTTAACCAATTACACCTCCAGTAAGATTTCAAAAAGCATTAAAGGTACCACAATAAACAGTAAGTCATAAACCCCCAGAATTTTAAGCCAAATACTCCATTCGCTAAAGGGAAGATTGAAAAAAACACCTTTAGTTGCCGCCACACTTCCCAAAATAACCGGAATTAAGACCGGAAAGAGTAGTACAGGCAGCAGTATGTCACTTGCCCGGGTATTAGCAGCCAAAGCAGCCAAAAAAGTTCCTATGGCTACAAATCCTAAACTACCAAAAAATAAGATAATCAAAAAAAAGCCAAATTTTTGGGGAACAGGAATGTTTAAAAAGATAAAAAACAGAGGTAAAGTTAAAATTTCAATAATCAGTAAGAAAACCAAATTACTTAACATTTTTCCCAAAAAAATTACACTGCGATCCACCGGAGCTAACATTAATCCCAATAAACAATCCTGATTTTTTTCTATAAAAAAGGAACGATTTAACCCTAAAAGGCCTGAAAAGAAAAAGGTTATCCATATTATTCCGGGAAAAATATCGTTTACAATCTGTTTTTTAACATCAAAAGCAAAATTAAAAATTACCAGCATTATTAAGGCAAAAACTAACATTACACTTAGCATCTCTTTGGAATGAAATTCAGCTTTTATGTCTTTTTCCACAATAGCTAATGCCTTTTTAAAAAAGGTCATGCAGAAATCCCAACCTTTTTTCGGTATATTTCTTTTAAACTCTTTAAATCATAAAGATTAGCTTCATCGAAAACCAGTTGTCCGCGATTTAAAATTAATATCCGATCGCTAAGTTCGACCCCTTCTTCAAAGTTGTGGGTAATCATTAAAATGGTTCGTTTTCTTTGCTTTAACGTTTTTAAAACATTGTTTAAAATATCTATAGCTTGCTGGTCTAACCCGGTATAAGGCTCATCAAAAAGGACGATTTCCGGATCGTTTAACAAACAGCGGGCAATAGCTAAGCGCTGGAGCATGCCCCGGGAAAAAGTTTTTACCTGCTGGTAAAAGCTAAGTTCCAAGCCTACCTGTTGAATAACTTCCCTTAC is a window encoding:
- the lexA gene encoding transcriptional repressor LexA; translation: MKNSLLSHQEKKIISFIKQYLNENGYPPTIREICQGVGLSSPSTVHHHLKNLESKGYLQRNPTKPRALELVAEKAPEELLSIPLLGNVAAGYPTLAIENAEEEMQIPKSLFPEKELFALRIKGDSMIEEGILPGDVIIVKKQEVAENGDIVVAYLEGEVTVKKFWKDSVNGVIKLIPANSKYEPIIINRETKILGKVIGLLRRY
- a CDS encoding CcmD family protein, which encodes MSKLTALALAYFIIWTLIFLYTVVLGQRQKQIKRELELIKEALDKRS
- a CDS encoding cytochrome c biogenesis protein — encoded protein: MERDRVWDYFLGLLAYVVLSVAIYMVFVVAPEEKMMGIVQKIFYFHVSAAWVAFLAFFVVFVGSIMFLIKRDYYWDGISLASAEIGVVFTTIVITTGPIWAKTVWNAWWTWDPKLTTAIIMWFIYLAYVVLRLAAGEEEKTARFAAIFGIIGFLDVPLVFAAGRWWQKTFHPIIFNNPSGGLDPAMKPAFFISLFAFTALYIYLLVKSARINLLHRELNRLKDIVNEKFYG
- a CDS encoding heme exporter protein CcmB, with amino-acid sequence MTFFKKALAIVEKDIKAEFHSKEMLSVMLVFALIMLVIFNFAFDVKKQIVNDIFPGIIWITFFFSGLLGLNRSFFIEKNQDCLLGLMLAPVDRSVIFLGKMLSNLVFLLIIEILTLPLFFIFLNIPVPQKFGFFLIILFFGSLGFVAIGTFLAALAANTRASDILLPVLLFPVLIPVILGSVAATKGVFFNLPFSEWSIWLKILGVYDLLFIVVPLMLFEILLEV
- a CDS encoding ABC transporter ATP-binding protein, with amino-acid sequence MIEVKNVTKKIGDKVILKNISFNVEDGQFITVLGPNGAGKSTLFKILSLLMKPTSGVIKINGIAVNEGGVALRKKLGVISHNSFLYDSLSARDNLLFYGKMYGVKNLEERVREVIQQVGLELSFYQQVKTFSRGMLQRLAIARCLLNDPEIVLFDEPYTGLDQQAIDILNNVLKTLKQRKRTILMITHNFEEGVELSDRILILNRGQLVFDEANLYDLKSLKEIYRKKVGISA